The DNA sequence TGATCAGGTCCCTGAACATAAGTTTCTGTTCCGTAGGCCGAAGATCTCTGTGCTGAGTTACAGTGTACCGAGACAAAAAGGTCAGCTTTACTTCTATTGGCCAGGTTGGTTCGGTCAGAAAGGGATGGGTATTCATCAAACTTACGAGTGTATATAACTTTGAAATCTTTATTTTTTTCAAGCATTCTTCCCAATTTTAACACAACAGAGAGCGTTACGTCTTTTTCTGCAAGAAGCCCTATGTCGCTATAAGTTCTCTTTGCGCCAGAGTCACTTCCCCCATGTCCAGCATCTAAAACGATTGTTAATTTTTTTTGTGAAAAAATAAAATTACTCAAAATGATGAGGAGAAATGATAAAATTATTTTAAATTTTTGTTTGTACATCTTACAGTTTTAAAAATTATATTAATTTTGAGCCTTAATTACATACAATAAAATTGGCCAAAACCGTCCTCAAAAATATATTACAAATTTTAATTATCCTAATTTTTAACAATTTTTTAGCACAGAAAACGCCTGAAAAGTTGCCTAAAAATACGGTAATTAATGATACTATTTCCAAAAAGGATACCATTGTTGCAAAGAAGGAATCACTGGATGATGTTCTTATGACAAAGGCAGATAATATCCGTAGAGATTTTCCGAAAAAAATGATTTATCTGAACCAAAAGGCTCAGGTGAAATACCAGGATATGCAAATCGATGCAGATTATATTTCTATTGATGAGCAAAAGAATTTAATCTACGCACGTGGGAAACAGGATTCTTTAGGAAAGAAGTTTATTGAGCCTGTTATTACAACGCAGGCTGGGAAAAAGTACGAAACAGACCAGTTCAATTACAATTATAAAACAAAACAGGCCATTGCTTATAATGCAAGGACTGAGGAGAGTGAGGGTGTAATTATCGCCAATAAAACAAAGAAGTATAACGATTCTGTTTTTGCCATGAGGCATGCTTTATATACAACCGACGAATATTTCCTGAAGAAAAAAGATACCGCTGCCGATTACCATTTATTGGCTTCCAATATCAAATTGATCAAGACCAAAGAGAAATCACAGATCATCACCGGACCTATACAAATGTATATTGAGCAGGTGCCAACACCTCTCATTATGCCTTTTGCTATTTTACCTTTTTCAAGCAAAAGATCTGCTGGTATCCTGATCCCCAGTTTTGGGGAAAGACAGGATGTAGGATTTTTTCTTAATGGAATTGGATACTATCAACCTATTGGGGAACATTTTGATATGAAGGTTCTTGCCGATATTTATACCAAAGGAAGCTGGAACGTAAGGCCAGAGATGAACTACGTGAAAAAGTACAGGTATTCAGGTAATTTTACAGCGGATATAGGAACGACAATAAGAGGAATTAAAGGATTGGACGATTATTCCAGAAGCAGTACTTACAGAATTGCTTGGAGACATACACAGGATACAAAAGCAAATCCTTTTCTTACATTTTCTGCTTCTGTAGATATTGTAAGTAATAAATTCTATAATAATACCATAAATAACAACTATATATTCAATCAAAATGTATTGAATACCCAGCAAAACTCAACGGTTACGCTTACAAAAAGATTCTTGAAACTTCCGGCTACTATTACTGGAACGGCATCATATTCACAGAATTTTGCTACAGGTCTGGCAGATCTTCGTTTACCACAGATGAATGTTGCGATCAACCAGTTTTATTTATTTAAATCAAAAACCGGAGTAAGACAAGGCTTATTAGAAAATATAACGGTAAATACAGGTTTAAATCTGACAAATTTTGTGACAACCAATGAAGGAGAGCTTTTTACTAAGGCAATGTGGGATAAACTGCAGACTGGTCTAAAGAATAATATTACATTAGGAACCAATACGACAGTAGCTAAGTATTTTACATTCAGTTTAGGGGCTAATATAGATAATGCCCTGACGACTAAAACACTTACAAGATATTATGATCCGTTAAGTAATAAAGTAGTGGATCAGGTTAATAAAAAAATTGGAGGGTACTCTACATTTTCTACGACGGCAAGTTTACAGACCACATTATATGGAATGCTTAATTTCAAGAAAGGAGCTGGAATAGAAGCGATCAGACACATGATGACTCCAAGTATTGGATTTACCTATTCTCCTGATTTTGGAGGAGCAGGGTTCGGATATTATAAGAATTATTATGATGCGAATGGAGCTTTAACTCCGTATTCTATTTTTGATAAGGGAATCGTAGGTTCTCCTACAAGTGGTATGCAAGGGTCTTTAGGTTTTAATATTGGAAATAATATTGAAATGAAAGTTAAATCTAAGAAAGATTCTACAGGAGTTAAGAAAGTAAAAATATTTGAATCCTTAAACCTTTCCGGAAGCTACAACTTTGCAGCGAAAGATCATCCATGGTCGATCTTTACCATTAATGGTCAGTCTTCATTCTTTTCAAACAAATTAAGTGTAAATACAAGTTTGTCATTGGATCCCTATAAAATTCTTTTCGTTCCGGGATCAGATACGGGGATCAGAACGGAGAAATTTGGTGCTTTTAGTGTACAAGGGTTTAATATCCAGGTGTCCTATCCTTTAAGCAGTGAGATTTTCGGAGAAAAAACGGACTATGCCAAAAAATATCAAACCAAAGGAGAAATAAGAAATGAAAACTATTATTTCGATGATGACAATTACGCTCATTTTAATCAGGCCTGGACTTTAAATATTAACGCCAACTATGCTTATTCCAGAAGCTTGTCCCGTTTTGGTAGTAAAATTGCATCTGTAGGATTGGATGGAAGTCTGAAGCTTACTCCATTTTGGAACATTAATGGGAGTACACATTACGATATGATCACTAAGCAATTAGCATATACGAGAATAGGATTTTCAAGAGACCAGCGAAGCTTTACCATAAATTTTAACTGGGTACCTTTCGGACAGTATAAGGTATATGATTTCTTTATAGGAATAAAAGCTAATATATTAAGCGATGCATTAAAGTATAAAGACAGAAGTTTTACACAGCCTAATGCACCTTTCTAATATCAGGTTGACAATTGAAAATATAAATTTATATTTGCACCCAAAAATAAATTATAATAGAGAAATCACTATTGACGAAATTTTCTAAATAGATCATATAATAGATGGTGATTGCACGTTATTCTAAAAAGATAAATATCCACATATGAAACAAATAATTAACACAGTTAACGCTCCTGCAGCTATCGGACCTTATTCACAAGCTAATCTTGCTAATGGTGTACTTTATATATCGGGTCAGATTCCTGTAGATCCTGCGTCAGGGAAATTAGTAGAAGGAATTGAAAAAGAAACGCATCAGGTAATGAAAAACCTGGAAGCAATCCTTACAGAAGCTGGAATGACATTTAAAAATGTTGTAAAGGCGACTATATTTCTTAAAAGTATGGATGATTTTGCTGTGATGAATGATATTTATGCATCATATCTGGATGCTGAAAGCTACCCGGCTCGTGAAACTGTACAGGTTTCTTGCTTGCCTAAGAATGTTGATATTGAAATTTCGATGATCGCACATCAGGATTAATGAGCTTTATTAGAAACACATTTGCGGTGTTGATGGGTCTTAGTATTGCAGGACTCATTATTACTCTGGGAATTAGAGTTTTTCCGCAGTGGATTACTTTTGATGCTTTTGCCCCTTTTGAACATTGGCAAAGATTCCTCTACAGCATGAGGAATGATGAGGCTTTTTTTGGATTCTTATTATTCATTTCCGGCTTAGGGACCACCATAGGAGGTGTAGCAACAGCAATTATTGTAAAATATGCTAAAGTGGCTTATGCTATCCTTATTGGTTTTATAATGTTATTTATAGCTATGCTGGATGTTATTATATTTCCTTACCATCCTACATTCTATAAGATTTCAATATTTCTTACCTTTTTCCCTTTTTCATGGATTGGAGGTAAAATTGTAGAGATTATTTATGAGCGGAATAAAAAGAAAAGGATCGCTGATAAAATGAATAGAACAAAATAAAAAAACGCTGCAATTGCAGCGTTTTTTATGTATAAATATTTGTTTGATCAATTATGGCATTTTGAACCCTTTGGTATACATTCTTCCGTATTCATCTACAAACTTCACCTGAACATTCCCCTGGTATTTTTCCAGAGTTTTTTCAACATCTTTTTGTGAATTTACCGGCTTGCCATTTACTTCTATGATAATATAATTGTCTACAATGCCTATTTTAGCCATTTCACTTCCTTCAGATACATTTTTGGCGATAACACCACTGTTTAACCCATAGCTTGTTTTGAATGAATCGCTAAGAGGTTCAAATTCTGCTCCTATTTTTTCTGTAACGCTTAAATCAGCCTTGGTTCTTGTAGAAGTTCCTCCTTTCTGATCCTTCAAAGTCACCGAGGTTACATTTTCCTTACCGTTTCTTGTATAGGTTACCTGAACTTTATCACCAGGACGTTTGCTTCCTACTGCCATTGAGAGGTCTGCAAAATCCGTAATTGAAGTTCCATCTATTTTTGTAATAATATCTCCGTTTTTAATTCCGGCATTCTCCGCACCGCTATTATCGGTAACTTCTGTAACGTATACCCCGGAACCTACTTTAAGATTAGCTTTCTTCTGTTTGTTGTACATGGCTACCTGCTGATCATCTGAAAGATCTAAAGAAGCCACTCCTAAGAATCCTCTTTGTACAATTCCAAATTTCTTAATGTCTTCAACAATTTTTCTTGCCAGGTTAGCTGGGATGGCAAATCCATAGCCTTGGTAATAACCTGTTGTAGATTGTATAGCGGAGTTGATACCAATTAAATCTCCATTTGCATTAACCAGTGCTCCACCAGAGTTTCCTGGGTTGATTGCTGCATCCGTCTGGATAAAGCTTT is a window from the Chryseobacterium sp. T16E-39 genome containing:
- a CDS encoding trypsin-like peptidase domain-containing protein, with the translated sequence MKSTLKKLLPFAVVGVISGATTVGTIQYFGHTANNGDQSYFTSAANTSFVGMNTATTGDDFVKAAKTTVPAVVTIKNYQTRTSSRASEQDLFDFFFGDPFGGRGNGQQRQKQQQQAPENMPSGMGSGVIISPDGYIISNNHVVAGANKLEVVLSNKKAYIATLIGTDPNTDISLLKIEEKGLPYLNFANSDNIEVGQWVLAVGNPLGLNSTVTAGIVSAKGRGIGILGSQGKATNPIESFIQTDAAINPGNSGGALVNANGDLIGINSAIQSTTGYYQGYGFAIPANLARKIVEDIKKFGIVQRGFLGVASLDLSDDQQVAMYNKQKKANLKVGSGVYVTEVTDNSGAENAGIKNGDIITKIDGTSITDFADLSMAVGSKRPGDKVQVTYTRNGKENVTSVTLKDQKGGTSTRTKADLSVTEKIGAEFEPLSDSFKTSYGLNSGVIAKNVSEGSEMAKIGIVDNYIIIEVNGKPVNSQKDVEKTLEKYQGNVQVKFVDEYGRMYTKGFKMP
- a CDS encoding putative LPS assembly protein LptD encodes the protein MAKTVLKNILQILIILIFNNFLAQKTPEKLPKNTVINDTISKKDTIVAKKESLDDVLMTKADNIRRDFPKKMIYLNQKAQVKYQDMQIDADYISIDEQKNLIYARGKQDSLGKKFIEPVITTQAGKKYETDQFNYNYKTKQAIAYNARTEESEGVIIANKTKKYNDSVFAMRHALYTTDEYFLKKKDTAADYHLLASNIKLIKTKEKSQIITGPIQMYIEQVPTPLIMPFAILPFSSKRSAGILIPSFGERQDVGFFLNGIGYYQPIGEHFDMKVLADIYTKGSWNVRPEMNYVKKYRYSGNFTADIGTTIRGIKGLDDYSRSSTYRIAWRHTQDTKANPFLTFSASVDIVSNKFYNNTINNNYIFNQNVLNTQQNSTVTLTKRFLKLPATITGTASYSQNFATGLADLRLPQMNVAINQFYLFKSKTGVRQGLLENITVNTGLNLTNFVTTNEGELFTKAMWDKLQTGLKNNITLGTNTTVAKYFTFSLGANIDNALTTKTLTRYYDPLSNKVVDQVNKKIGGYSTFSTTASLQTTLYGMLNFKKGAGIEAIRHMMTPSIGFTYSPDFGGAGFGYYKNYYDANGALTPYSIFDKGIVGSPTSGMQGSLGFNIGNNIEMKVKSKKDSTGVKKVKIFESLNLSGSYNFAAKDHPWSIFTINGQSSFFSNKLSVNTSLSLDPYKILFVPGSDTGIRTEKFGAFSVQGFNIQVSYPLSSEIFGEKTDYAKKYQTKGEIRNENYYFDDDNYAHFNQAWTLNINANYAYSRSLSRFGSKIASVGLDGSLKLTPFWNINGSTHYDMITKQLAYTRIGFSRDQRSFTINFNWVPFGQYKVYDFFIGIKANILSDALKYKDRSFTQPNAPF
- a CDS encoding RidA family protein, producing MKQIINTVNAPAAIGPYSQANLANGVLYISGQIPVDPASGKLVEGIEKETHQVMKNLEAILTEAGMTFKNVVKATIFLKSMDDFAVMNDIYASYLDAESYPARETVQVSCLPKNVDIEISMIAHQD